The following are encoded in a window of Flavobacterium psychrotrophum genomic DNA:
- the glf gene encoding UDP-galactopyranose mutase — translation MTTDGCVPIRSSIAIGKKVLVIEKRDHIAGNCYDYIDENGILVSKYGAHLFHTNEEQVWDYVNRYANWYNWEHKVVAKVEGDLLPIPVNITTVNKIFGLNINSEEEMKTWLDENREPYLNPSNGKEAALNKVGAVLYEKMFRHYTKKQWDKYPEELDASVLDRIPVRSNYDDRYFSDTYQALPEGGYTKLFDAILDHPNIKVVLNTDYFDIKDQVKGYDKLFYTGPIDRFFEFKHSLDDKLEYRSINFASETIDAEFFQENSVVNYPGNEVGFTRIIEYKHFGNQASEKTTVVKEFTTDVGDPYYPVPNAKNQTIYEKYKADAEALTDVYFVGRLANYKYFNMDQAFKNALDLFKALETTPESLIQEAI, via the coding sequence ATAACAACCGATGGATGTGTACCGATAAGGTCCAGCATCGCAATAGGAAAAAAGGTACTGGTAATTGAAAAACGCGATCACATAGCAGGTAACTGCTACGATTATATCGATGAAAACGGCATACTTGTTTCCAAGTATGGTGCACATCTTTTTCATACCAATGAAGAACAGGTATGGGACTATGTAAACCGGTATGCTAACTGGTATAACTGGGAGCATAAGGTCGTGGCAAAAGTAGAAGGTGATTTGTTGCCCATACCGGTAAACATCACTACGGTAAATAAGATATTCGGCCTCAATATCAATTCTGAGGAGGAGATGAAAACCTGGCTTGACGAAAACCGCGAGCCCTACCTTAATCCATCCAACGGAAAAGAAGCGGCACTTAATAAAGTCGGCGCGGTACTCTACGAAAAGATGTTTCGCCATTACACTAAAAAGCAGTGGGATAAATACCCCGAAGAGCTGGACGCCTCGGTGCTTGACCGTATACCGGTGCGCAGTAACTATGACGACCGTTACTTTTCGGATACCTACCAGGCACTGCCGGAGGGCGGGTATACGAAGCTCTTCGATGCGATTCTAGACCACCCTAATATTAAAGTGGTTCTTAACACCGACTATTTTGATATTAAAGACCAGGTTAAGGGCTATGATAAACTATTCTATACCGGGCCAATTGATCGGTTCTTCGAGTTTAAGCACAGCCTTGACGATAAGTTAGAATACAGGTCCATTAACTTTGCCTCAGAAACAATTGATGCAGAATTTTTCCAGGAGAATTCTGTAGTGAATTATCCGGGCAATGAAGTGGGCTTTACCCGTATTATTGAATATAAGCATTTTGGTAATCAGGCATCGGAAAAAACCACTGTAGTAAAAGAATTTACCACGGATGTAGGAGATCCGTACTACCCGGTGCCCAATGCAAAGAACCAAACGATCTATGAAAAATATAAAGCGGATGCTGAGGCGTTAACGGATGTATACTTTGTAGGCAGGTTGGCCAACTACAAGTACTTTAATATGGACCAGGCTTTTAAAAATGCGCTTGATCTTTTTAAGGCTTTGGAAACCACTCCTGAATCCCTAATCCAGGAGGCTATATGA